CCAGGTATTCTTCCCCTTTGTCATCCCAAAGTTTGGCACCAAGGGCTTTTACAGGAGTGACATTGATCAGAGGGTATACATCAAATAGGTTCATTTTTACCTGTTTAAATTGAATATTGTTTTGCTTGTTTCAACCAAGGGAGTGAAGTCACTCCCCTCGGCAGCAGATTTTATATGGAGGGTTTAGAAGGCAATGCTTTTTAAGTTCAGCCCCATATTTTCCTCCAGTCCAAAAGCCAGGTTGAAATTTTGAACGGCCTGTCCTGATGCACCTTTTAGGAGGTTGTCTATAGCTGCATAAATGACCAGTTGACCTTTCTCTTTTTTGAGATGAAGGATGCATTTATTGGTGTTGACAGCCTGCTTAAGATCGATGTCCGCCTCCGAAACCCATGTAAAAGGCGCATTCTGGTAGAATTCTTTATAGGCTTGAACGGCTTCCTGGAGTTCACCTTCAAATGGGAAATAGGCCGTAATCCAAATTCCTCTTGAGAAATTGCCCCTGTACGGCACAAAGAGGAGTTCCTGACCGAAATCCGGGTTGATTTGTCCAAAAGTCTGTTTGATTTCTTTCAGATGCTGATGGGTAAATAATTTATACACGGACATGTTATTTGTCCTGTAGCTGAAATGTGTGGTTTCACTCAGTGCCTTGCCTGCTCCGGTACTGCCTGTAATTCCTGAAATATGGGCTGTTTCTTTTACCCAGTTTTTAGCAATTGCAGGAGCTAGTGAAAGTTGGATGCCTGTTGCAAAACAGCCCGGGTTGGCTATTTTTTTAGCCCCTTGGATTTTGGTTTTGTTTACCTCAGGAAGGCCGTAGACAAAGCCATGGCTTTCATCCCTAAAGTCCGTACTGAGGTCAATGATGACGGTATGCGCTGGAAAAGGATGCTTTTCCAGAAAACCTTTGGTCTGTCCATGGGGTAGTCCTAAAAAGACAGCATCAATTCCCTCCGTCTGCACTTCATCAGTGAATTCGAGTTCTGTATCTCCGATCAGATCGGGGTGCACAGCTGTTACTTTCTTTCCCTTTTGGCTATTGCTATGGACATACATCAGTTCGCAGGCAGTGTGGTGGACCAATAATCTTAACAACTCTCCACCGGTATATCCTGCAGCCCCGATGATGGCAGTTTTAATTTTCTTCATGGTAATTGACTTGATGGAAAATCGCAGTTTGGTTACCCAGGATCCTTGTAAATCCTTTGACATCTTCGGCAGTGTAGCCTTTGTTCATTTCACCATAACTTCCAAATTTTGAAGCCATCAGGTCATGTTTTGATTCAATTCCTACCAGCTGGAACCTGTAAGGATGAAGTAAAACCTTTACTTTCCCCGTCACGAATTCCTGGGTGCTTTCCAAGAACGCTTCCAGATTTCGCATGACAGGATCCAAGTAGTGGCCTTCATGAAGATGGTTGCCGTAGAATTCGGATAACTGATTTTTCCAGAAAGTCTGCCATTTGGTCAGACAGTGTTTTTCCAGTAATTGGTGTGCTTTGATGATGATCAAAGGGGCAGCAGCCTCAAAGCCCACTCTGCCTTTGATGCCTATTATGGTATCCCCCACATGGACATCTCTTCCGATTCCGAAAGGAGCTGCGATTTCCTGAATTTTCTTGATCGCTTCTACAGGGTTTTTGTAAGCCACCCCATTTACAGCCTTTATTTCACCCTTTTCAAAATCGATATTAAGTTCTTCTCCTTCTGTTTTGCTTACTTGGGTCGGCCAGGCATGTTCCGGTAATGTCTGGTTAGATGTCAGGGTTTCTTTTCCTCCAACGGAAGTTCCCCAGATGCCTTTATTAATGGAGTAGGCAGCCTTTTCAAAATTCATGGAAACACCATGTTTTTTAAGGTAATTGATTTCTTCTTCCCTGCTCAGTTTCAAGTCCCGGATCGGGGTAATGATTTCAATATCCGGGATGATTGTCTGAAAGATCATATCAAAGCGAACCTGGTCATTGCCAGCTCCTGTACTGCCATGGGCTACGGATTTTGCTCCTATTTTTTTGACATAGTCAGCGAGTGTTTTGGCTTGAAGGATTCTTTCCGCACTTACAGAAAGGGGATAGGTTTGATTTTTCAACACATTGCCAAAAATCAAAAACTTAATGACTTCTTCGTAATAAGTCTTGGTGACGTCCAGGATTACAAAGGATGCAATGCCGAGTCCTTTGGCCCTTTGTTCTATTTCCTGTAATTCTTCTTGAGAAAAACCGCCTGTATTGATGAGGACGGCATGTACTTCGTACCCGAGGTCCTTGGAGAGGTGCAAAGCACAAAATGTGGTGTCCAAACCTCCGCTGTACGCTAATACTACTTTTTTCATTTCTTGATCTTTGAATGGAAAGCCGGGAAGGCTTTCGGGTTTAAAATAAACTTAAGGTTTTATTGGTGGTTTTTTTGATATTCAAAAGGATGGATTTTTTCAATCTGGTCCATCTTTCAAATAGTTTCAGGTTTTTTTTGAAATCTTTACGAAGCGCTACCTCTTCTGTTTTGGCTTTTCGTGAAGGATCATAAAGCATGGCAGTACAAAGACAGTTTTGTCTGTTTTTGGATTTTAAGATCTCGACATTGACACAGCTGTTACATCCTTTCCAGAATTCTTCATCATCCGTAAGGTCTGCATAGGAGACAGGGACATAGCCCAGGTCTGAATTGATTTTCATTACAGCAGCACCGGTAGTCAAACCGAAAATTTTAGCATCCGGATATTTTTGCCTGCTGAGTTTAAAGATTTCGGTTTTTATTTTTCTGGCAAGGCCGTATTTTCTAAACTCAGGAGCTACTATCAAGCCTGAATTGGCCACAAATTTTCCATGCCCCCAGGCTTCAATGTAGCAAAAACCAGCCCAAACACCATCTTCGGTCAAAGCAATCACAGCTTTTCCTTCCAGCATTTTGGTCTTGATATATTCCGGGGAACGTTTGGCAATGCCGGTTCCCCGAGCCTTTGCGGATTGCTCCATTTCATTGGTAATGGTTTCCGCATAATGCAGGTGCTTTTCAGTAGCGGGTTGTATGATAAAGGAATAGTTTTCCATTTTTGGCAATAGGGAATTAATAGATGGTTTATTGCTCAGGGAGCATTTTTGGGTTTG
This Cecembia calidifontis DNA region includes the following protein-coding sequences:
- a CDS encoding GNAT family N-acetyltransferase, translated to MENYSFIIQPATEKHLHYAETITNEMEQSAKARGTGIAKRSPEYIKTKMLEGKAVIALTEDGVWAGFCYIEAWGHGKFVANSGLIVAPEFRKYGLARKIKTEIFKLSRQKYPDAKIFGLTTGAAVMKINSDLGYVPVSYADLTDDEEFWKGCNSCVNVEILKSKNRQNCLCTAMLYDPSRKAKTEEVALRKDFKKNLKLFERWTRLKKSILLNIKKTTNKTLSLF
- the argG gene encoding argininosuccinate synthase, encoding MKKVVLAYSGGLDTTFCALHLSKDLGYEVHAVLINTGGFSQEELQEIEQRAKGLGIASFVILDVTKTYYEEVIKFLIFGNVLKNQTYPLSVSAERILQAKTLADYVKKIGAKSVAHGSTGAGNDQVRFDMIFQTIIPDIEIITPIRDLKLSREEEINYLKKHGVSMNFEKAAYSINKGIWGTSVGGKETLTSNQTLPEHAWPTQVSKTEGEELNIDFEKGEIKAVNGVAYKNPVEAIKKIQEIAAPFGIGRDVHVGDTIIGIKGRVGFEAAAPLIIIKAHQLLEKHCLTKWQTFWKNQLSEFYGNHLHEGHYLDPVMRNLEAFLESTQEFVTGKVKVLLHPYRFQLVGIESKHDLMASKFGSYGEMNKGYTAEDVKGFTRILGNQTAIFHQVNYHEEN
- the argC gene encoding N-acetyl-gamma-glutamyl-phosphate reductase, with amino-acid sequence MKKIKTAIIGAAGYTGGELLRLLVHHTACELMYVHSNSQKGKKVTAVHPDLIGDTELEFTDEVQTEGIDAVFLGLPHGQTKGFLEKHPFPAHTVIIDLSTDFRDESHGFVYGLPEVNKTKIQGAKKIANPGCFATGIQLSLAPAIAKNWVKETAHISGITGSTGAGKALSETTHFSYRTNNMSVYKLFTHQHLKEIKQTFGQINPDFGQELLFVPYRGNFSRGIWITAYFPFEGELQEAVQAYKEFYQNAPFTWVSEADIDLKQAVNTNKCILHLKKEKGQLVIYAAIDNLLKGASGQAVQNFNLAFGLEENMGLNLKSIAF